ATCAGTCAAGATCGCAGGGTGGGAACTGCCGGCCACCGATACCTACGCTCGCCATCAACTCGATGATCCGGTGCGGGTTGTCGAGACGACGGCGCCGGGGCAGAACGCGGTGGTGACGTTCCACGGCGAGGCTGGGCAGCGGGTGCAGATGAAGACGACGGAGTCGACCTATGGGTCGGACCGGTTGCAGTGGCGCCTGATCCGTCCTGACGGTAGGGGGCTGGTCGATCGGTGGGACAACCAGCTGCTCGACACCACCACGCTGGACCAGACGGGTACCTGGCGGGTGGAGTTCAACCCCTCGTACGAGGTGACCGGGTCGGTGAAGTGGCGTGCCTGGACGGTGCCCGCGGATGTCGAGGCCAGCGCGGCGCTCGATGATCCGGTGCGGGTTGTCGAGACGACGGCGCCGGGGCAGAACGCGGTGGTGACGTTCCACGGCGAGGCTGGGCAGCGGGTGCAGATGAAGACCACGGAGTCGACCTATGGGTCGGACCGGTTGCAGTGGCGCCTGATCCGTCCTGACGGTAGGGGGCTGGTCGATCGGTGGGACAACCAGCTGCTCGACACCACCACGCTGGACCAGACGGGTACCTGGCGGGTGGAGTTCAACCCCTCGTACGAGGTGACCGGGTCGGTGAAGTGGCGTGCCTGGACGGTGCCCGCGGATGTCGAGGCCAGCGCGGCGCTCGATGATCCGGTGCGGGTTGTCGAGACGACGGCGCCGGGGCAGAACGCGGTGGTGACGTTCCACGGCGAGGCCGGGCAGCGGGTGCAGATGAAGACCACGGAGTCGACCTATGGGTCGGACCGGTTGCAGTGGCGCCTGATCCGTCCCGACGGTAGGGGGCTGGTCGATCGGTGGGACAACCAGCTGCTCGACACCACGACCCTGGACCAGACGGGTACCTGGCGGGTGGAGTTCAACCCCTCGTACGAGGTGACCGGGTCGGTGAAGTGGCGTGCCTGGACGGTGCCCGCGGATGTCGAGGCCAGCGCGGCGCTCGATGATCCGGTGCGGGTTGTCGAGACGACGGCGCCGGGGCAGAACGCGGTGGTGACGTTCCACGGCGAGGCTGGGCAGCGGGTGCAGATGAAGACCACGGAGTCGACCTATGGGTCGGACCGGTTGCAGTGGCGCCTGATCCGTCCTGACGGTAGGGGGCTGGTCGATCGGTGGGACAACCAGCTGCTCGACACCACGACCCTGGACCACACGGGTACCTGGCGGGTGGAGTTCAACCCCTCGTACGAGGTGACCGGGTCGGTGAAGTGGCGTGCCTGGACGGTCCCCGACTGACGTCTAGTCCCGACGGGACATTGGACCAGTCCGCATGCAGTCAGCAAGGAGTTCGGCCGAGACCGACGATCACCGACGAGGTTCAATAACTCGGAGAACGCGTTTCCGCCGGTTAGACGGGAGTTCCGGTGCTACCCCGCTCGGATAAGCGACACCCGAAAACCCGCATGATCACTCCGCTTCAACGTTCGACGCCGGGTTTCAGACGACCGCGAGGTTGCGTAGCTTCTCGGGCCTTCTGCGACTTGACTAGTTCCGCCTCGCGCCGCTTCAGCGGCGAAAGGCGGTGGTCTCGCAGGGCTGGCGCGCGACAACGAGCAGACTGCGGCGACCTACTCACCTGCAGCCCGCCGTCGTGCTGAGTAGGGTCAGGTGCTATAGGGCCGAGGCGCCCGGACTCTCAGAGTCAGTGTCAGAGTCTGCTTGGGCAACATTGGGGCAACACAAGGTCCGAGAACTGCCCCAAACGGCCAACGGCGCCCAATCTCACATGGTCCTTCTGACCTGCGGTTTCACCGATTTCCAACGTCGCCCGAGGAGGCCCAGATCCCTCTCTCAAGGCGGTAGCGCCGGTTCGAATCCGGTCGGGGGTACAGCACAGAGAAGCGGCCCTGACCAGCGAAAACGCTGGGAGGGGCCGCTTCTTCGTTGTCGTGCGACACAGCCTGGCAGCGCACGTGCTGATCGGTCACACGTGTCCGACGTGTCGCCCTCCGCCCATCAGGTCGCGGGCCAGAATCGCGGACACGTGTACGACGCCGGCGCCCCGCCGCCGCACGTGCGGCGATTCTCGCCCTCGCCGACGGCCACGCGGGGCCACCTCCACCGCACGTGCGCTGCCGTGCCGCATCCGCCGGCCAGCAGCACCACGCCCGCCACCCCGACGGTCGGCACCGTCACTGCGGGCGGCGCATGTCGAACCGGTTGCCGGTGTCGATCCCGAAGTAGGCCGTCGGTCCGCCCGCCCGCAGGATCGGCTGCGCCCGGACGGTGTCGTAGACACCGTCGACCAGCAGGTCCTCGTCGATGTGCACGCCGACCACCTCACCGACCGTGAACCACGAGCCGCTGGCCTCGCCCGTCGCGGTCTGCAGCTCGATGATCTGGGTGACCCGGCACTCGAAGGTCACCGGCGCCGCGGCAACGCGAGGCGCATCGACCTCGACCGAGGCGACGGCCTCGAGCCCGGCCGCCTCGAACTCGTCGACGTCCTCATCGGTGGACGTCGCGTTCATCTGCTCGGCCAGCGAGCGGGTGGCGAGGTTCCAGGTGAACTCGCCCGTCGCCTCCGCGTTGGCCACCGTCCCCTTCCAGCCGATGCTGCTGAACCCCACCAGTGGCGGGACGTAGTTCAGGGCGTTGAAGAAGCTGTACGGCGCCAGGTTGCGACGGCCGTGCGCATCGAGCGTCGCGATCCAGCCGATCGGGCGCGGGGCGACGATCGAGTTGAAGGGGTCGTGTCGCAGCCGGTGGCCGTCCGCAGGGCGGTAGAAGTGTTCGCTCACCTGGCCATGACATCAGAGCGTGCCTCGTCGTCGGTACGGGCAGGCGGAGCGTGAGGGGGATCCCGAGGCCCGGGAATACCCCTCACGCACCGCTCGGGGGCTCAGGCGGGCGGCTTCACCGCCAGCACCGCGCAGTCGGCGCCGAGCAGGATGCGCTGCGCGACGCTGCCCATCAGCAGCTTGCCGACGGGGGAGCGGCGCCGCAGGCCGATGACGACGAGGTCGGCGCCGACCTCGCCCGCCACCGCCAGCACCTGGTCGCCGACGTCGGCGCCCATCGAGCGGCGTACGTCGACCTCCAGGCCGCTGTCCGCGAGTCCGGCGGTCAGCCGGTCGAGCTGGTTCTCGTCGGCGTAGCGCTCGTCGACCAGGGCGTCGCCGCGCGTGGCGTTGACCACCACGACCCGCCCCTCGCGCAGCCGCGCCTCCTCGACCGCACGCCGCAGCGCGGCCTCGCCGAACTCGTCCGGGCTCCAGCCCACCACG
This genomic interval from Nocardioides palaemonis contains the following:
- a CDS encoding flavin reductase family protein; amino-acid sequence: MSEHFYRPADGHRLRHDPFNSIVAPRPIGWIATLDAHGRRNLAPYSFFNALNYVPPLVGFSSIGWKGTVANAEATGEFTWNLATRSLAEQMNATSTDEDVDEFEAAGLEAVASVEVDAPRVAAAPVTFECRVTQIIELQTATGEASGSWFTVGEVVGVHIDEDLLVDGVYDTVRAQPILRAGGPTAYFGIDTGNRFDMRRPQ
- a CDS encoding universal stress protein; the encoded protein is MTTIVVGWSPDEFGEAALRRAVEEARLREGRVVVVNATRGDALVDERYADENQLDRLTAGLADSGLEVDVRRSMGADVGDQVLAVAGEVGADLVVIGLRRRSPVGKLLMGSVAQRILLGADCAVLAVKPPA